From Ipomoea triloba cultivar NCNSP0323 chromosome 5, ASM357664v1, the proteins below share one genomic window:
- the LOC116020251 gene encoding uncharacterized protein LOC116020251, producing MTLNELKYSPIKKLCLALVFAIKKFKHYFEAHTIRLVSKANPVKYVMAKVVLSDRLARWYLWKLSDDLPDEDVLIIEVLPPWKMYFDGAAHRGRAEAGVVFITPEDEALPYSFTLTEPCSNNVTEYQALILGLEIAVDMKQLRINIYEDLALIVNQVMGLHKVKKEELVPSNNYARILIQWLGDVTIEHVPRKENKQVDALVALASTIAHPTARVQVCQKWVVPPIFNENGSIDETVELHAASVYDIGQDD from the coding sequence ATGACCCTGAACGAGTTAAAGTACTCCCCAATTAAGAAGCTGTGTTTGGCACTTGTGTTCGCCATTAAAAAGTTCAAGCATTACTTTGAAGCCCATACCATCCGGCTTGTTTCCAAAGCGAACCCAGTAAAATATGTTATGGCGAAGGTCGTTCTCTCCGACCGCCTTGCAAGGTGGTACTTATGGAAGTTGTCTGATGATCTACCTGATGAAGATGTGCTTATCATTGAAGTCCTACCCCCATGGAAGATGTATTTTGATGGAGCTGCGCATAGAGGAAGGGCAGAAGCTGGAGTTGTTTTCATCACACCGGAAGATGAAGCGTTGCCATATTCTTTCACCTTGACAGAGCCCTGTTCAAACAATGTTACTGAGTATCAAGCATTGATACTGGGACTAGAGATAGCAGTTGACATGAAACAACTGAGAATTaacatttatgaagatttagcGTTGATCGTCAACCAAGTGATGGGTCTACACAAAGTCAAGAAAGAAGAGTTAGTCCCATCCAACAACTATGCGAGGATACTCATACAATGGTTGGGTGATGTCACGATTGAACATGTACCGAGGAAAGAGAACAAGCAAGTTGACGCCTTAGTTGCATTGGCTTCAACTATTGCTCATCCTACAGCTCGAGTACAAGTATGTCAAAAGTGGGTAGTTCCACCTATCTTCAATGAAAATGGCTCAATCGATGAAACTGTTGAACTCCATGCTGCTTCCGTTTATGACATTGGCCAAGATGACTAG